In the genome of Shewanella glacialimarina, one region contains:
- a CDS encoding GNAT family N-acetyltransferase, translating to MQIRLASNTDLQTLSHVFDQYRQSREQLSDINGCYSFLSQRLSENDSIIFVALEEGHLLGFIQLYPSFSSLMLKPVWFFDDAFVLPQYRSKGIASQMIARARVLATSAQVALINRHMEQDLKV from the coding sequence ATGCAAATACGTCTTGCCTCAAATACAGATTTACAGACACTCAGCCATGTTTTTGATCAATATCGTCAGTCGCGTGAACAACTCAGTGACATAAATGGTTGTTATTCATTTTTAAGTCAGCGCCTATCAGAAAATGATTCGATTATTTTTGTCGCATTAGAAGAAGGGCATTTGCTTGGTTTTATTCAATTGTATCCCTCATTTTCATCATTAATGTTAAAGCCAGTGTGGTTTTTTGATGATGCTTTTGTATTACCACAGTATCGTAGTAAAGGCATTGCCAGCCAGATGATAGCAAGAGCAAGAGTGTTAGCAACAAGTGCACAAGTTGCACTAATTAACAGGCATATGGAACAAGATTTAAAGGTATAG
- a CDS encoding VOC family protein, giving the protein MSHHQINYLEIPVKNVVSTKDFFMQVFGWHFKDYGPQYSCFLNAGIDGGFFQSDSHFTTTIGSPLIVLYSKSLDETQSKVTQYGGSINKPLFTFPGGRRFHFLDVNGNEFAVWSE; this is encoded by the coding sequence ATGTCACATCATCAGATTAATTATTTAGAAATACCGGTCAAAAATGTTGTCAGTACGAAGGATTTTTTTATGCAGGTATTCGGCTGGCATTTTAAGGATTATGGTCCGCAATATAGCTGCTTCTTAAATGCGGGTATTGATGGTGGTTTTTTTCAATCAGATAGCCACTTCACTACCACAATAGGTTCACCTTTAATTGTCTTGTACAGCAAGTCACTAGATGAGACTCAAAGCAAAGTGACTCAGTACGGCGGGTCAATCAATAAACCTTTATTTACTTTCCCAGGAGGCAGACGATTTCACTTCCTCGATGTCAATGGCAATGAATTTGCCGTATGGTCTGAGTAA
- a CDS encoding DUF445 domain-containing protein: MNKSLFTNLIATLFVLTGYFMVQPIILTIGLFALSGALTNWLAVYMLFEKVPGLYGSGVVPNRFEEFKAGIKHLMMEQFFTQENIDRFLSVSDSKSINLAPVIEKVDLTPSFDALVSTVERSSLGGMLTMFGGVEALMPLKEPFIDKMKQSLIELSQSDQFNQILVNELEQPNVIADIQAKVANIVDQRLDELTPDLVKQIIQDMIKKHLGWLVVWGGVLGGVIGAIAALIT, from the coding sequence TTGAATAAAAGTCTTTTTACAAACTTAATTGCAACCTTGTTTGTGTTAACTGGCTACTTTATGGTTCAGCCCATCATATTAACAATTGGACTGTTTGCCTTGTCTGGCGCGCTCACCAACTGGCTAGCTGTGTATATGCTATTTGAGAAAGTGCCTGGTTTATATGGTTCAGGTGTTGTGCCAAATCGTTTTGAAGAGTTTAAAGCGGGCATTAAACATCTGATGATGGAGCAGTTTTTCACTCAAGAAAATATAGACCGTTTTCTCTCAGTTAGTGACAGTAAAAGCATCAATTTAGCCCCTGTAATAGAAAAAGTTGATTTAACTCCATCGTTTGATGCGCTTGTTTCGACTGTTGAAAGGTCATCTCTTGGTGGAATGCTCACCATGTTTGGCGGAGTAGAGGCTTTAATGCCACTAAAAGAGCCTTTTATTGATAAAATGAAACAGTCATTAATTGAACTGTCTCAAAGTGATCAATTTAATCAAATTTTAGTGAACGAATTAGAACAACCGAATGTGATTGCTGATATTCAGGCTAAGGTCGCTAATATTGTTGACCAGCGTTTGGATGAACTAACACCTGATTTAGTTAAGCAAATTATTCAAGATATGATCAAAAAACATCTTGGGTGGTTAGTGGTTTGGGGCGGTGTATTAGGTGGAGTGATTGGTGCTATCGCTGCGTTAATTACCTAA
- a CDS encoding DUF748 domain-containing protein, translating to MASSLKKFSSSPLLKRSLVSLFIVYGLLCFILGIIMPFVAKQHLAPLFSDKLGRETQIENIHFNPFTFELSVEHLIVSESKPTQTFIGFEQLYINISPLESLANLAIIFEEVSITKPTINIQRLTTDSYNYSDIIALFQSVSDPEALNEESIDKPIQIRITKIAIEQGAISIKDKISNSQVVYPKINFALDHFDTAANIEHQATSIHNQYDLTLTDEYSSKLQLFGQLQLFPFVLEVNVALSEFNIAKYWQFVDEHFDIQLTQGKLNINSKIILNIDPKQDTPVNFTLTDTDININSIIASHANEEKIVIDAINLNDIQVDSATQLVNIDSFQTNSGKVALNISPTGADLMKLLMPKNLTDIDNTNVDPSTEKASPSWIINLNAVDIANYDINLGESVASDQVVLWQIGQINLKTGQIKSDLSIPLDYQFSAKINQKSELGSVGIFNLIDQTLNADFSYQNVSLTSLQPYVEKFINVTIEDGNFNTTGRLSLDTGKQLHYKGQAWIDNLDIKDNLHQKTLISWQKMSINQLEFDRQQSQIDIDEILFDQLYSRIIIAKDRSTNISNLLKQPAMTTQVDSNDDVVEPKQNKQLAELDQEDSVSPKIAINRITLKNSSAFFADNSLTPNFASGIELLNGQINQLSNNPQTIASVDLAGKIDKYAPVILKGEINPLLENPYLDLNLIFKNVELTSVNPYSGTYAGYYIDKGQISLDLNYQLKNNVLVGSNHVVINQLQLGKPSNSDLATSLPITLAVALLQDRHGVIDLGVDVKGDLSSPSFSFGSVIWGALGNIITKAVTAPFSLLANLIGSDEPLNKVSFDYGNAELSNTQTKHLMTLADALLDRPLLIVNVKGEVDAINDSQALAKQALHLKLANTAQIPIDQLPADLSASQFPLSGPITEALYTLFEQELAQDSMAIKQSIIDDNTAKYPDIPLTENDLNTRLHIVLYNTIKSAHVVAPSELGKLAQLRAKTVKSFLVENANIEAHRVYVMESRINSKQKLAEVQLELQAN from the coding sequence ATGGCAAGCTCATTAAAAAAATTCTCATCTAGCCCTCTCCTTAAAAGAAGTCTTGTTAGCCTATTTATCGTTTATGGACTGTTGTGTTTTATTCTTGGCATTATTATGCCTTTTGTCGCTAAACAACACCTGGCCCCTTTATTTTCTGACAAGTTGGGCCGTGAAACTCAAATCGAAAATATTCATTTTAATCCATTTACCTTTGAACTATCAGTAGAACATTTGATTGTCTCAGAGAGTAAACCGACACAAACTTTTATCGGGTTTGAACAATTATATATCAATATCTCACCACTGGAATCGTTAGCCAATCTCGCCATTATTTTTGAAGAAGTGTCTATTACAAAACCCACAATTAATATACAGCGGCTGACTACAGATAGTTATAATTACTCTGATATTATTGCCTTATTTCAATCAGTTTCTGATCCTGAGGCCCTAAATGAGGAGTCTATCGACAAACCTATTCAAATACGAATTACTAAAATAGCTATCGAACAGGGTGCGATTTCAATTAAAGATAAGATCAGTAATAGCCAAGTGGTGTATCCGAAAATCAATTTTGCACTCGATCATTTCGATACTGCAGCAAACATCGAACATCAAGCAACCAGTATTCATAATCAGTATGATTTAACTCTCACAGATGAATACAGCAGCAAGCTGCAACTCTTTGGACAACTACAACTATTTCCCTTCGTATTAGAAGTGAACGTTGCCTTATCTGAATTTAATATTGCTAAATATTGGCAGTTTGTTGATGAGCACTTTGATATTCAGTTAACCCAAGGGAAATTGAATATCAACAGTAAAATCATACTAAACATTGACCCTAAACAGGATACCCCAGTCAACTTTACCCTTACCGATACTGACATTAATATTAATAGCATTATTGCTTCACATGCTAATGAAGAAAAGATTGTTATTGACGCGATAAACCTTAATGACATTCAAGTCGATAGTGCTACTCAGCTAGTCAACATAGACAGTTTTCAAACAAATTCAGGTAAAGTGGCTCTGAATATCTCTCCAACAGGAGCAGATTTAATGAAACTATTAATGCCCAAAAACTTGACTGATATCGACAATACCAATGTTGATCCCTCAACTGAGAAAGCTAGTCCTTCTTGGATAATCAACCTCAACGCGGTCGATATTGCCAATTATGATATTAATTTAGGCGAGTCTGTCGCTAGCGACCAAGTTGTTTTGTGGCAAATAGGTCAAATAAATCTCAAAACAGGTCAAATTAAATCCGACTTATCCATTCCATTAGACTACCAATTTTCGGCTAAAATTAACCAAAAAAGCGAACTTGGTTCTGTCGGTATATTTAACTTAATCGACCAGACATTAAATGCAGATTTTAGTTATCAAAATGTATCCTTGACTTCACTTCAACCCTATGTCGAAAAATTTATCAATGTCACCATCGAAGATGGTAATTTCAATACCACAGGAAGGCTGAGTTTAGACACAGGGAAACAGTTACACTATAAAGGCCAGGCTTGGATTGATAACCTTGATATTAAAGACAATTTACATCAAAAGACATTGATTAGTTGGCAAAAAATGTCTATAAACCAATTAGAGTTCGATAGACAACAAAGCCAGATAGATATAGATGAAATTTTATTTGATCAATTGTATTCTCGTATCATTATTGCAAAAGACAGAAGCACCAATATTTCAAACTTATTAAAGCAGCCTGCTATGACCACGCAAGTTGATAGTAATGACGATGTAGTTGAGCCAAAGCAAAACAAACAGTTAGCGGAGCTTGACCAAGAAGACAGTGTGAGCCCCAAAATTGCCATTAATCGTATTACATTAAAAAACAGCTCAGCATTTTTTGCCGATAATTCATTAACGCCAAATTTTGCATCTGGAATTGAACTGTTGAATGGTCAAATTAACCAACTATCTAATAATCCACAAACGATAGCGTCGGTAGATTTAGCGGGGAAAATAGATAAATATGCCCCAGTAATATTAAAAGGTGAAATTAACCCATTACTTGAAAATCCTTATCTTGACCTTAACCTAATTTTTAAAAATGTAGAGTTAACCTCTGTTAACCCCTATTCAGGCACTTATGCGGGTTACTATATAGATAAAGGTCAAATATCATTGGATTTAAACTATCAATTAAAAAATAATGTCTTAGTTGGTTCTAATCATGTTGTTATTAACCAACTCCAGCTAGGTAAGCCTAGTAACAGCGATCTTGCTACCAGTTTACCGATTACTTTAGCTGTTGCTTTACTTCAAGACCGCCACGGCGTTATCGATTTAGGCGTCGATGTAAAAGGAGACTTAAGCTCACCGAGCTTTAGCTTTGGTAGTGTTATTTGGGGTGCTTTAGGTAATATCATTACCAAAGCCGTTACGGCTCCTTTTAGTTTACTTGCGAACTTAATTGGCTCAGACGAACCGTTGAATAAAGTCAGTTTTGATTATGGTAATGCAGAACTAAGCAATACACAGACTAAACACTTAATGACATTAGCTGATGCATTATTAGATAGACCGTTACTGATTGTTAATGTTAAAGGTGAAGTCGATGCTATTAATGATAGCCAAGCACTGGCCAAACAAGCCTTGCATCTAAAACTGGCCAATACAGCACAGATACCCATTGACCAATTACCAGCTGATTTATCAGCCAGCCAGTTTCCACTTTCAGGGCCAATCACAGAAGCACTTTATACACTTTTCGAGCAAGAGTTAGCACAAGATTCTATGGCAATTAAGCAGTCCATTATTGATGACAATACTGCCAAATACCCGGATATTCCCTTAACAGAAAATGACCTCAATACCCGTTTGCATATTGTTTTATACAACACAATAAAAAGTGCCCATGTTGTTGCCCCAAGTGAATTAGGTAAACTTGCCCAGCTTAGGGCTAAAACGGTTAAATCATTCTTGGTTGAGAACGCAAACATTGAAGCTCATCGGGTCTATGTTATGGAAAGTAGAATTAATTCAAAACAAAAATTAGCAGAAGTACAACTTGAGTTACAAGCAAACTAA
- a CDS encoding DUF1289 domain-containing protein, translating into MDDNPSVECPCIRQCSLDDQDICLGCHRTLNEILEWHSMNNAQRKNLINDLSFRAVARKRSFDF; encoded by the coding sequence ATGGACGATAACCCTAGTGTTGAATGTCCCTGCATTAGGCAGTGTAGTTTAGACGATCAAGATATTTGTTTGGGGTGTCATCGTACTTTAAATGAGATTTTAGAGTGGCATTCAATGAATAACGCACAAAGGAAAAATTTAATAAATGACTTAAGTTTTCGAGCCGTTGCGAGAAAACGCAGTTTTGATTTTTAA
- a CDS encoding uracil-xanthine permease family protein, producing the protein MQRFSIPLQGAQMLFVAFGALVLMPLITGLDTSVALFTAGIGTLLFQLVTKRQVPIFLASSFAFIAPILYGVQTWGIPATMGGLMVSGLIYVLLGVTVKIRGVGFIHQLLPPVVVGPVIMIIGLGLAPMAVNMALGKTGDGSVQLINTNTALIISLASLSTTILVATFAKGVARLMPILAGIIVGYSLSLFFDVVDFTPVQQAAWLSMPNFVAPEFHWQAILFMIPVAIAPAVEHIGDILAISNVTVKDYIKKPGLHRTLAGDGIATMAASAFGGPPNTTYSEVTGAITLTKSFDPRIMTWTAITAIILAFVGKLGALLQTIPVPVMGGIMCLLFGSIAAVGLNTLIRNQVDLSEPRNLSIVAVTLVFGIGGMAFGIGSFSLTGISLCGIIAILMNMILPKTDKNHQAEH; encoded by the coding sequence ATGCAACGCTTTTCAATTCCGCTCCAAGGAGCACAAATGTTATTTGTGGCCTTTGGTGCACTCGTATTAATGCCTTTAATTACTGGGCTAGATACCAGTGTAGCCCTCTTTACTGCAGGTATTGGCACACTACTTTTTCAACTCGTCACAAAACGTCAAGTGCCTATTTTCTTAGCGTCATCTTTCGCATTCATCGCCCCGATACTTTATGGTGTGCAAACATGGGGAATACCTGCAACTATGGGCGGGCTGATGGTTTCAGGATTAATTTATGTACTATTGGGAGTAACCGTCAAAATACGTGGCGTGGGTTTTATTCATCAACTGCTTCCTCCGGTGGTTGTTGGTCCGGTCATTATGATTATCGGCTTAGGGTTAGCACCAATGGCTGTTAATATGGCTTTAGGCAAAACGGGCGATGGTTCTGTCCAATTAATTAATACCAACACCGCGTTAATTATTTCACTTGCCTCACTATCAACCACCATTCTAGTCGCGACCTTTGCAAAAGGCGTTGCCCGATTAATGCCTATATTAGCAGGGATTATAGTGGGCTATAGTTTAAGTCTCTTTTTTGACGTGGTTGACTTCACGCCTGTACAACAAGCAGCATGGTTATCTATGCCCAACTTTGTCGCCCCCGAGTTTCATTGGCAAGCCATTCTCTTTATGATCCCCGTCGCCATTGCACCGGCCGTTGAACATATTGGAGATATCTTAGCAATATCTAACGTAACCGTTAAAGACTATATAAAAAAGCCTGGTTTGCATCGCACTTTAGCCGGTGATGGCATCGCAACAATGGCGGCATCGGCATTTGGTGGGCCTCCAAACACCACCTACTCAGAAGTCACTGGCGCGATTACTTTAACCAAAAGTTTTGATCCTCGTATTATGACTTGGACCGCGATTACCGCCATCATTTTAGCTTTTGTTGGTAAATTAGGCGCCTTATTACAAACAATTCCTGTTCCAGTGATGGGTGGGATCATGTGCTTGCTTTTTGGATCAATTGCCGCGGTGGGCTTGAATACCTTAATAAGAAATCAAGTCGACTTATCAGAGCCGAGAAACTTAAGTATTGTCGCTGTTACCTTGGTATTTGGTATTGGAGGAATGGCATTTGGTATAGGCTCTTTCAGTCTCACAGGCATTAGTTTATGCGGTATTATCGCTATATTAATGAATATGATTTTGCCTAAAACCGATAAAAATCATCAAGCAGAACATTAA